The following proteins are encoded in a genomic region of Vibrio spartinae:
- a CDS encoding type 1 glutamine amidotransferase domain-containing protein: MKILMVLTSHSELGNTGEKTGFWLEEFAAPYYSFIDAGAEVVLASPDGGQPPLDPKSDLADFQTEQTHRFKADPAAQAALANTVKLAGIKHEDFDAVFYPGGHGPLWDLTNSQDSIQLIESFERANKPVSFVCHAPGVLRHVKAADGTPLIQGRKVTGFTNNEEAAVQLTDVVPFLIEDEFQALGGLYEKGADWAPYVVEDGLLITGQNPASSEAVAQALLKKLA, translated from the coding sequence ATGAAAATTTTAATGGTTCTGACCTCACATAGTGAACTCGGCAACACCGGTGAAAAAACAGGCTTTTGGCTCGAAGAGTTTGCCGCACCCTACTACAGCTTTATCGATGCCGGTGCTGAAGTGGTTCTGGCCTCACCAGACGGTGGACAGCCACCGCTCGATCCGAAAAGTGATCTGGCTGATTTTCAAACCGAGCAGACGCATCGCTTTAAAGCAGACCCGGCCGCACAGGCAGCCCTTGCCAATACGGTCAAGCTGGCAGGCATCAAACACGAAGATTTTGATGCAGTCTTCTACCCAGGCGGGCACGGACCACTGTGGGATCTGACCAATTCACAAGATTCGATCCAGCTCATCGAAAGCTTTGAACGTGCGAACAAACCTGTCAGCTTTGTCTGTCACGCACCGGGCGTACTGCGTCATGTCAAAGCAGCCGACGGAACCCCTCTGATTCAAGGGCGCAAAGTGACTGGTTTTACCAACAACGAAGAAGCAGCCGTGCAACTGACAGACGTGGTTCCATTTCTGATCGAAGATGAGTTTCAGGCACTCGGCGGCCTGTATGAAAAAGGCGCAGACTGGGCACCTTATGTGGTTGAAGATGGTCTGTTGATCACCGGGCAAAACCCGGCCAGCTCTGAAGCAGTCGCTCAGGCACTGTTGAAGAAACTCGCTTAA
- a CDS encoding HNH endonuclease: MSLEYYADKFRNLNMNTKGNHKSPHKVCMLLAVTELIESGVIATNRIDLNEPLKEAFTRFFNQRRRDTDQNTPENPYFHLKSEGFWHIVYNSGIDPATVKRYSKTAVSHITIDDALFAYLQSRITNTDLKEALNHNLSDLAFLYQQWLVDIGQAPETIERYTRLIASDLSEWLQEQGLANVPVFDMKSYRAFHDLALRFKQSHVLQVNDPNLNLFSAVIDSYQQFLKDLTQVDLQQDVAQIDADKHLTTTEKQILRNARLGQGTYRRQLIDLWQGCAVTRYRNTQMLVASHIKPWRESNNDERLDKYNGLLLLANLDKAFDLGFISFDQHGKVMISKYLQSPATLGIREGMQCSLYREHQQYLSYHRGELFKGL; encoded by the coding sequence ATGTCTCTGGAATACTACGCGGATAAGTTTCGCAATCTCAATATGAATACCAAGGGCAATCACAAAAGCCCACATAAGGTATGTATGTTGCTGGCGGTGACGGAGCTGATTGAAAGCGGAGTTATAGCGACTAATCGGATTGATCTCAATGAACCGTTAAAAGAAGCATTCACGCGTTTTTTCAATCAGCGTCGCCGTGATACGGATCAAAACACCCCAGAGAACCCGTATTTCCATCTTAAAAGCGAAGGGTTTTGGCATATCGTTTACAACTCAGGAATAGATCCTGCAACGGTAAAACGTTACTCCAAAACCGCTGTGTCTCATATCACTATCGATGATGCGCTGTTTGCGTATCTGCAAAGCCGGATTACTAACACTGATCTCAAAGAAGCTTTAAATCATAATTTGTCTGATTTGGCGTTTTTGTATCAGCAATGGTTGGTGGATATCGGTCAAGCTCCGGAGACTATCGAACGTTATACGCGGCTGATTGCCAGTGATTTGTCCGAGTGGTTACAGGAACAAGGGCTTGCCAATGTCCCTGTGTTTGACATGAAGTCATACCGGGCATTTCATGACTTGGCTCTGCGGTTTAAACAGTCGCATGTATTGCAGGTCAATGATCCGAATCTGAATCTGTTTTCAGCCGTCATTGATTCCTATCAGCAGTTTTTAAAAGATCTGACGCAGGTTGATTTACAGCAGGATGTCGCTCAGATTGATGCAGATAAACATCTGACAACCACGGAAAAGCAAATTCTGAGAAATGCGCGGCTGGGGCAGGGAACTTATCGCCGACAACTGATTGATCTGTGGCAGGGCTGTGCGGTGACGCGCTATCGTAATACCCAAATGCTGGTGGCTTCTCATATCAAACCTTGGCGGGAGTCGAACAACGATGAACGGCTGGATAAATACAATGGTCTGTTGTTGCTGGCGAATCTTGATAAAGCGTTTGACCTTGGCTTTATCTCATTCGATCAGCATGGCAAAGTGATGATCTCTAAATATCTCCAATCCCCCGCAACCCTCGGTATCCGCGAGGGGATGCAATGCTCCCTGTATCGGGAGCATCAGCAATATCTTAGTTATCACCGGGGGGAATTGTTTAAGGGTTTGTGA
- a CDS encoding GIY-YIG nuclease family protein: MAEFGRSIRIFFADGSPTGLRHVEIVNWSGQAMACPRTRFSELKHWDEVKRPGVYFLLEKASGDDNNVAYIGESEDVFRRLANHDREKDFWNEVIIFSSKDENLTKAHIKYLEARLVEISQAADRYTVSNSNCPTKSGLPRADMAAMEEFIENIKLVLGSLGHRLLEPIASSSTTEIESNESLTHYPLTLTVNKLQAYGRMTDDGFLLAKGSQIAKRSSQSMPGKSQQIKQEMIDSGVLIERENCFELVKDKLISSSSYAACLVSGNSRSGPQSWRAGSGESLKELEARLVNKEG; this comes from the coding sequence ATGGCAGAATTTGGTCGCAGTATTCGTATCTTCTTTGCTGACGGTAGCCCAACAGGGTTGCGTCATGTGGAAATCGTCAATTGGTCGGGGCAGGCGATGGCGTGTCCGCGAACTCGATTTTCTGAACTGAAGCACTGGGATGAAGTGAAACGTCCCGGTGTTTATTTTTTGCTGGAAAAGGCATCGGGTGATGATAATAACGTCGCTTATATCGGGGAGTCCGAAGATGTTTTCAGACGATTAGCCAATCATGATCGTGAAAAAGACTTCTGGAATGAGGTGATTATATTTAGCAGTAAAGATGAAAACCTCACCAAAGCACATATCAAATATTTAGAAGCAAGACTAGTTGAAATCAGCCAAGCCGCAGATCGTTATACCGTCAGTAATTCAAATTGTCCGACTAAGTCAGGTTTGCCCCGTGCAGATATGGCGGCAATGGAAGAGTTTATTGAAAATATCAAATTGGTACTGGGAAGTCTGGGGCATCGATTATTGGAACCGATTGCTTCATCCTCGACGACAGAAATAGAGAGCAATGAATCTTTGACTCATTATCCACTGACTCTCACTGTGAATAAATTGCAAGCCTATGGCCGAATGACGGATGATGGTTTTTTACTTGCAAAAGGTTCTCAGATCGCTAAACGATCATCGCAAAGTATGCCGGGTAAAAGCCAGCAGATAAAGCAGGAGATGATTGACAGTGGTGTTCTGATTGAGCGGGAGAACTGCTTTGAGTTGGTCAAAGATAAGTTGATCAGTTCATCTTCGTACGCCGCTTGCTTAGTTTCAGGCAATAGCCGGAGTGGGCCTCAGAGTTGGAGAGCTGGTTCAGGTGAGTCTCTCAAAGAGCTGGAAGCGAGGCTGGTAAACAAAGAGGGATAA
- a CDS encoding coniferyl aldehyde dehydrogenase — translation MSVQTSSAQSIAANLDSSDASSFNEMNAILSSMKRAHLKSGPADAELRQDRLLRAIRLLKENRVALSQAMSEDFGHRSTYQSMVADITTSIRALQHAAEHVAQWMAAETIDTEQAGLQARIQPQPLGVVGVISPWNFPLNLSFGPLAGIFSAGNTVMLKPSELTPRTSELVAELVGRYFDPMEFVVVLGDSQIAQQFSSLPFDHLLFTGSTAVGKLVMRAASENLVPVTLELGGKSPVVIAPDADVSTAVARTLTIKTFNAGQICLSPDYILLPQGAEEQLIDAAQQFIRQSFPTLQTNTDYTAIISDRHYQRLVHLLEDAQQKGARVISLSPDDEVDFDASSRKIAPHLVLDVTDDMAIMQEEIFGPLLPVKTYHEPEDAIDYVNQHPRPLAAYYFGESQTQQAQFASQTTSGGLVINDVMTHVTIEDLPFGGVGASGMGAYHGIHGFRRFSHAKPIVIQNQEGTSNLRLRAPYADKLAQLEDFLAQ, via the coding sequence ATGTCCGTTCAAACATCATCCGCTCAGAGCATCGCAGCGAACCTCGATTCTTCCGATGCATCATCGTTCAATGAGATGAATGCGATTCTCAGCAGTATGAAACGGGCTCACCTGAAATCGGGTCCCGCAGATGCTGAATTACGTCAGGACCGCCTGCTGCGTGCAATTCGTTTACTGAAAGAAAATCGCGTCGCGCTGTCACAAGCCATGAGTGAAGACTTCGGACACCGCAGCACTTATCAGTCAATGGTCGCCGATATTACGACCTCAATACGAGCGCTCCAGCACGCTGCCGAACATGTTGCCCAATGGATGGCCGCCGAAACCATCGACACTGAACAAGCAGGTCTGCAAGCCCGGATTCAGCCTCAGCCACTGGGCGTCGTCGGTGTCATCAGTCCATGGAACTTTCCGCTGAATCTTTCATTTGGCCCACTGGCTGGTATTTTCTCTGCGGGCAACACCGTGATGCTCAAACCGTCAGAACTGACACCGAGAACATCAGAACTGGTTGCCGAGCTGGTTGGACGTTACTTTGACCCGATGGAATTTGTCGTGGTGCTAGGCGATAGCCAAATCGCCCAACAATTCAGTTCACTGCCGTTCGATCACCTGCTGTTTACCGGCAGTACCGCGGTCGGCAAACTCGTTATGCGCGCTGCGTCAGAAAATCTGGTGCCCGTCACGCTCGAACTCGGTGGTAAATCTCCGGTTGTCATCGCGCCGGATGCCGATGTGTCTACCGCGGTGGCAAGAACCCTGACCATTAAAACCTTTAACGCAGGCCAAATCTGTCTGTCCCCGGATTACATCCTGCTCCCTCAAGGCGCAGAGGAACAACTGATTGACGCTGCGCAGCAGTTTATTCGTCAGAGTTTTCCGACACTACAAACGAATACGGATTACACTGCGATCATCAGTGATCGACACTATCAACGTTTGGTTCACTTACTGGAAGATGCGCAACAAAAAGGTGCCCGTGTGATCAGCCTCTCCCCGGATGATGAAGTTGATTTCGATGCATCCAGCCGCAAAATTGCCCCACATCTGGTGCTTGATGTAACGGATGATATGGCGATTATGCAAGAAGAAATTTTCGGCCCGCTCCTGCCGGTAAAAACCTATCACGAGCCAGAAGATGCCATTGACTATGTCAATCAGCATCCTCGCCCGTTGGCCGCTTACTATTTTGGCGAGAGTCAGACGCAGCAGGCACAATTTGCCAGTCAAACCACCTCAGGCGGATTGGTCATCAATGATGTCATGACGCACGTGACCATTGAAGATCTGCCTTTTGGCGGGGTTGGCGCATCCGGAATGGGCGCGTATCATGGTATTCACGGTTTCCGCCGCTTCAGCCATGCCAAACCGATTGTTATCCAAAATCAGGAAGGCACGTCTAATCTGCGTCTGAGAGCACCTTACGCCGATAAACTGGCACAGTTGGAAGATTTTTTAGCGCAGTAA
- a CDS encoding class I SAM-dependent methyltransferase has translation MQYSDFYNQNANSLATQYNSLSFEDVHGCWRDFWPGCGERVLDVGAGSGRDACWMAARGCAVVAVEPAALMRAEGQRLTGDAVKWLDDGLPELAQLSRHKHPFDVILVSAVWMHLTPEQRQQALGHLAALLTSEGRLVISLRDGEFSDGRVTYPLSVEELVAQATESGLNPVLISERQDDRLKRSDVSWQTVVLSSPIRKD, from the coding sequence ATGCAATATTCTGATTTCTATAACCAAAACGCTAACTCACTGGCAACCCAATACAACAGCCTTAGCTTTGAAGACGTTCACGGATGTTGGCGGGATTTCTGGCCGGGCTGCGGTGAACGGGTGTTGGATGTCGGGGCCGGTTCCGGGCGGGATGCGTGCTGGATGGCGGCGCGAGGTTGTGCGGTCGTTGCTGTGGAACCTGCGGCACTGATGCGGGCGGAAGGGCAGCGGTTGACCGGTGATGCGGTTAAATGGCTGGATGATGGGCTGCCGGAATTGGCTCAACTCTCAAGGCACAAACATCCGTTTGATGTGATTCTGGTTAGTGCGGTGTGGATGCATCTGACACCGGAGCAACGGCAGCAGGCATTGGGTCATCTGGCAGCGTTGCTGACATCGGAAGGACGTTTGGTGATCTCTTTACGCGACGGTGAATTTAGCGATGGTCGCGTGACTTATCCGCTTTCCGTTGAGGAATTGGTCGCTCAGGCTACTGAAAGCGGCTTAAACCCGGTGTTGATCTCAGAGCGTCAGGATGACCGTCTCAAACGCAGTGATGTATCTTGGCAGACGGTGGTTTTGTCTTCTCCGATCCGAAAGGACTAA
- a CDS encoding type I restriction endonuclease subunit R, EcoR124 family produces the protein MSKYGLPQTTISQIHEVLAQFAAIDTAILYGSRAKGTFRDGSDIDLCLKTHGSEPDNLLVKVSLALEALDIPYQLDIALFRHLDNPDLIAHIERVGVVFYLREEYLRRQQQVAKQLLGDEVDGPALTHDDDIETLIEARAAINMDIGAGYQSEAQLEQSLVDRLVALGYAKVTLKNAEDLRFNLKTQLEIHNKIELTDGEFQQIVSHLDKGNVFQRAVTLREPYYLNRDDGTSTHIQFFNTVHWCQNQYQVTTQVTQVGKYENRYDVTLLINGLPLVQIELKRRGVELKEAFHQINRYQRHSFWAENGLFNYVQLFVISNGVNTKYYANNRKQDFKQTFFWSDRDNNAITQLEAFSDVFLEKCHVSKMIAKYTVLHQSNKLLMVLRPYQYYAAEAIVEQVKTGRKNGYIWHTTGSGKTLTSFKAAQLLKEMPKVDKVVFVVDRADLDYQTTQEFNYFSPGSVDGTENTKALVEQMSGPNKLIITTIQKLNTAIKKSRYEAAMKPLSESRVVFIFDECHRSQFGDTHKNITAFFTKAQLFGFTGTPILEDNAITNRFGMRTTKNLFGDCLHKYLITHAIGDDNVLKFAVEYWGSFKLKDGSFIDQQVSGINTREAFEDERRLEKNVNWIIHNHERKTYNRHFSAIMCVSNVDMLLKYYQVFQRKRQSGEHDLRVITCFTPGVNTADDDADGLVGDPDFDIRTDDPKTKHSREQLEACIADYNAMYQTRHSAKDSQAFYAYYKDITRRMKSRDYENFVEKDRVDILLVVNMYLTGFDMKKLNTLYVDKNLQYHGLIQAFSRTNRILGDLKAQGNVVCFRPLKDSTDEAIRLFCDGDASEEVLMAPYEAYVAQFSETLQQIQDLAATPEAVDDLVNEHEQFAFVKAFRKLIRTLNKLRPFSEFDWQDLPLSEQAFEDYKSKYLDIYDRHRSGNKEDAVSILDEVDFELELIHRDEINVAYILQLLGELEKKRRTQGGATEEVVKARQQIFDLLGGETQLRSKRQLIEAFIDDYLPEVPELDDLPALFSGYWNKEKRRAIHQFCQQEQLDKARLYRLLDEYHFTGKDPLREDFFQCLTYKPKLMERKKLYQRLLDQFKQMVHTYEDDTGALMLAEDPAEYDTRPLTAFVHRIGDTPIYFSDEVQQSRHVTEIARVTVKLDQPYEHHLSTLMAYDVGHELLARGVVSDEILTHYLQWVGEFDQQLQETSQIDFTTAFDSERQLFWSLSEAREGSTVLEFILNYWDVMMGVSATVSAPAVCVMKFIKDYPKLMDGLARIQTDLKARKEKNAQDEETALIITEDLAAEFKKLRNQDKH, from the coding sequence GCTGGCGCAGTTTGCTGCCATTGACACGGCGATTCTCTATGGTTCCCGCGCCAAAGGCACCTTCCGCGACGGTTCAGACATCGATTTATGCCTCAAAACCCACGGCAGCGAACCGGATAATCTATTGGTAAAAGTCTCGCTGGCGCTTGAGGCGCTGGATATTCCCTACCAATTGGATATTGCTTTGTTCCGTCATCTGGATAACCCGGATCTGATCGCCCATATTGAGCGGGTTGGGGTGGTGTTTTATCTCCGGGAAGAGTACCTGCGTCGTCAGCAGCAGGTGGCAAAGCAACTTCTTGGTGATGAGGTGGATGGTCCGGCATTGACGCATGATGACGATATCGAAACACTGATCGAAGCGCGGGCTGCTATTAATATGGATATCGGCGCCGGGTATCAGAGTGAAGCGCAGCTTGAGCAAAGTTTAGTCGATCGTTTGGTGGCGTTAGGGTATGCAAAAGTGACCCTGAAAAATGCCGAGGATCTACGGTTCAACCTGAAAACTCAGCTTGAAATCCACAATAAAATCGAACTGACGGATGGCGAATTCCAGCAAATCGTCAGCCATCTGGATAAAGGCAATGTATTTCAGCGTGCCGTCACGTTGCGAGAACCCTATTACCTCAACCGAGATGACGGCACATCCACCCATATTCAGTTTTTCAATACCGTCCATTGGTGCCAGAACCAGTATCAGGTGACTACCCAGGTGACTCAGGTCGGGAAGTATGAGAATCGCTACGATGTCACGTTGCTGATCAACGGCCTGCCATTGGTACAGATAGAACTTAAACGACGTGGTGTCGAACTCAAAGAAGCATTTCATCAGATCAACCGCTATCAGCGGCATAGCTTCTGGGCTGAAAATGGCCTGTTTAACTACGTGCAACTGTTCGTGATTTCTAATGGGGTGAATACCAAATATTACGCCAATAACCGCAAACAGGATTTCAAGCAAACGTTCTTCTGGAGCGATCGGGACAACAACGCCATCACCCAACTTGAAGCTTTTAGCGATGTGTTTCTGGAGAAGTGCCACGTCTCGAAGATGATTGCCAAATATACGGTTCTACACCAGTCGAACAAGTTATTAATGGTGCTGCGTCCTTATCAGTATTATGCCGCAGAAGCGATTGTCGAGCAGGTGAAAACAGGGCGCAAAAACGGGTATATCTGGCACACCACCGGCAGCGGAAAAACCCTGACCAGTTTTAAAGCCGCTCAATTGCTCAAGGAAATGCCGAAAGTCGATAAAGTGGTGTTTGTGGTGGACCGCGCCGATCTCGATTATCAAACCACGCAAGAATTTAATTATTTCAGCCCCGGCAGCGTCGATGGTACGGAAAATACCAAAGCACTGGTCGAACAGATGTCCGGGCCAAATAAGCTGATTATTACCACCATTCAGAAGCTCAATACGGCGATTAAGAAAAGCCGCTATGAAGCGGCGATGAAACCGTTGAGTGAGTCGCGGGTGGTGTTTATTTTTGATGAATGTCACCGCAGCCAATTTGGAGACACGCATAAAAATATCACTGCATTTTTCACCAAAGCACAGTTGTTTGGTTTTACCGGGACGCCGATTCTGGAGGATAATGCCATTACCAACCGTTTCGGTATGCGGACGACGAAAAATCTATTCGGTGATTGTTTGCATAAATATTTGATTACCCACGCGATTGGTGATGACAATGTGCTCAAGTTTGCGGTGGAATACTGGGGCAGTTTCAAACTGAAAGATGGCTCTTTTATTGATCAGCAAGTCTCCGGGATTAATACCCGCGAAGCTTTTGAAGATGAAAGGCGTCTGGAAAAAAATGTGAATTGGATCATTCACAACCATGAGCGCAAGACGTACAACCGCCATTTCTCGGCCATCATGTGCGTGAGCAATGTGGACATGTTGCTCAAATACTATCAGGTCTTTCAACGCAAACGGCAGAGCGGTGAACATGATTTACGTGTGATTACCTGTTTTACGCCGGGTGTGAATACGGCGGATGATGATGCCGATGGCCTGGTCGGTGATCCTGATTTTGACATTCGTACAGATGACCCGAAAACCAAGCATTCCCGCGAGCAGCTCGAAGCCTGTATTGCCGATTACAATGCGATGTATCAAACCAGACACTCGGCCAAAGACAGTCAGGCTTTTTATGCCTATTACAAAGACATCACCCGACGGATGAAGTCTCGGGATTATGAAAATTTCGTAGAGAAAGATCGCGTTGATATTCTGCTGGTGGTCAATATGTATCTGACCGGGTTTGATATGAAAAAACTCAACACCCTGTATGTCGATAAAAACTTGCAGTATCACGGCCTGATTCAGGCGTTCTCCCGTACCAACCGGATTTTGGGCGATCTCAAAGCGCAGGGAAATGTCGTCTGCTTCCGGCCTTTGAAAGATTCAACCGATGAAGCGATTCGATTGTTCTGCGACGGAGATGCAAGCGAAGAGGTTCTGATGGCGCCGTATGAGGCTTATGTCGCTCAATTCTCCGAGACCTTGCAACAGATACAAGACCTGGCGGCAACGCCAGAGGCGGTTGATGATCTGGTCAATGAGCATGAGCAGTTTGCGTTTGTCAAAGCGTTCCGCAAGTTGATCCGCACTTTGAACAAACTACGCCCTTTCTCAGAGTTCGACTGGCAAGATTTGCCGCTGTCTGAGCAAGCATTTGAAGATTACAAAAGTAAATATCTCGATATTTATGATCGCCATCGCAGTGGCAACAAAGAAGATGCAGTGTCGATTCTCGATGAAGTTGACTTTGAGCTGGAGCTTATCCATCGGGATGAGATCAACGTGGCATATATTCTGCAATTGTTGGGCGAACTGGAGAAAAAACGGCGTACACAGGGCGGTGCGACCGAAGAGGTGGTCAAAGCCCGGCAGCAGATATTTGATTTACTCGGCGGTGAAACGCAGTTGCGTAGTAAACGTCAACTGATAGAAGCATTTATTGATGACTACTTGCCTGAAGTTCCTGAGCTGGATGATTTGCCTGCTTTATTTTCCGGCTACTGGAACAAAGAAAAACGTCGGGCAATCCACCAGTTTTGCCAGCAGGAGCAACTGGATAAAGCCCGGTTATACCGATTACTCGATGAGTATCATTTCACCGGTAAAGATCCGCTCAGAGAAGATTTCTTTCAGTGTTTGACTTATAAACCCAAGTTGATGGAACGTAAAAAGCTGTATCAACGCCTACTCGACCAGTTCAAGCAGATGGTACACACCTATGAGGATGATACCGGCGCTCTGATGCTGGCGGAAGATCCGGCAGAGTATGACACGCGTCCATTGACTGCTTTTGTCCACCGGATCGGCGATACACCGATTTATTTCAGCGATGAGGTGCAGCAGTCCCGCCATGTAACGGAGATTGCACGAGTGACCGTCAAACTGGATCAACCGTATGAGCATCATTTATCGACCTTGATGGCCTACGATGTGGGGCATGAATTGTTAGCCAGAGGTGTGGTGAGTGATGAAATTCTGACCCATTACCTGCAATGGGTCGGTGAGTTTGACCAACAGCTTCAAGAAACAAGTCAGATAGACTTTACGACAGCGTTTGACAGTGAGCGGCAGTTATTCTGGTCGCTGAGCGAAGCCCGTGAAGGGAGTACGGTGCTGGAATTCATCCTTAATTATTGGGATGTGATGATGGGGGTCTCGGCCACTGTCAGTGCTCCGGCAGTTTGTGTGATGAAGTTCATCAAAGATTATCCCAAGCTGATGGATGGTTTAGCACGCATTCAGACTGATCTGAAAGCCAGAAAAGAAAAAAATGCCCAAGATGAAGAGACGGCACTGATCATTACCGAAGATCTGGCAGCAGAATTTAAAAAGTTACGCAATCAGGATAAGCATTAG
- a CDS encoding LysR family transcriptional regulator, whose translation MSLARLRTFVEVYRQRSISAAARNLNLTQPAVSQHIAGLEVAVGRKLFTREASGVAPTTAADELAMDIGDKLDAVESALAQARSRSINMEGVLQMIGHADFMAEVIAPRLLPLLQSGIRIRMHAGDGDLVHHMLVEGHCDLGFTAHPVTDKRLRSETVMEAPVMAVAAPEVAARIAQAEDLTQALLSESMLTYNLELSVIDRWLKKNHLHLGSHPPALVSQDLRSLRRLLIEGFGWTVMPDYLCHEHIQRGELQQIKAPVADTRLEYYMAWAPSALRQPRIAHARQTLLWELNPQYSK comes from the coding sequence ATGTCACTTGCTCGTTTAAGAACCTTTGTGGAAGTTTATCGTCAGCGTTCGATCAGTGCTGCGGCAAGAAATCTCAATTTGACGCAACCGGCGGTATCGCAGCATATTGCCGGGCTTGAAGTGGCTGTCGGGAGAAAACTATTTACCCGTGAAGCCTCAGGTGTGGCACCGACGACAGCGGCCGATGAACTGGCGATGGATATCGGAGATAAGTTGGATGCCGTTGAATCGGCGCTGGCGCAGGCGAGGTCGCGTTCGATCAATATGGAAGGCGTACTGCAAATGATTGGTCATGCCGATTTTATGGCTGAAGTCATTGCACCACGGCTCTTACCGTTGTTGCAGTCAGGCATTCGTATCCGGATGCATGCCGGTGATGGGGATTTAGTTCATCATATGTTGGTGGAAGGGCACTGTGATTTGGGGTTTACCGCCCATCCGGTGACGGATAAACGTCTGCGCAGCGAAACGGTAATGGAAGCGCCGGTGATGGCGGTTGCCGCACCGGAAGTGGCAGCCAGAATTGCTCAGGCAGAGGATTTAACGCAGGCTTTGCTGAGTGAGTCGATGCTGACTTATAACCTTGAATTGTCGGTCATTGATCGCTGGCTGAAGAAAAATCACCTCCATTTGGGCAGCCATCCGCCGGCATTGGTCAGTCAGGATTTACGGTCTTTACGCCGTTTACTGATTGAAGGATTCGGTTGGACTGTGATGCCGGACTATTTGTGTCATGAGCACATTCAGCGCGGCGAGTTGCAACAGATCAAAGCCCCGGTAGCAGACACGCGGCTGGAGTACTATATGGCATGGGCGCCCAGTGCGTTGCGTCAGCCACGAATCGCCCATGCCCGACAAACGCTTTTATGGGAGCTGAATCCACAGTATTCAAAGTAA
- a CDS encoding YbaN family protein — MINRSSQHRMNVVVMNIEPGSRRTSVRVMTEQQQTKKASGMHLWVYKLIAIVSLILAIIGAVLPGLPTTEFVILCAWASAKGSPTIHHFLMSKPFFRNMIENWQNGKVISRKNKILSAVSMSVCLLILLLHKVAFVWVAVSTIGMLIGSYYIWRRPEKLPDSPALRKDEI, encoded by the coding sequence ATGATAAACCGTTCATCTCAACACAGAATGAATGTGGTTGTGATGAACATTGAGCCCGGATCTCGAAGAACATCGGTAAGAGTGATGACAGAACAGCAGCAAACAAAAAAAGCATCAGGGATGCATTTATGGGTTTATAAACTCATTGCGATCGTCAGTCTGATTTTGGCGATTATCGGTGCTGTTTTACCGGGGCTGCCCACAACCGAATTTGTTATTTTATGTGCATGGGCATCAGCGAAAGGCTCCCCCACGATTCATCATTTTTTAATGTCGAAACCCTTTTTCCGCAACATGATTGAAAACTGGCAAAACGGTAAAGTCATTTCCAGAAAGAATAAGATTTTGTCAGCGGTATCGATGTCGGTCTGTTTACTGATTTTACTGTTGCACAAGGTTGCTTTTGTCTGGGTCGCGGTATCGACTATCGGTATGTTGATCGGCAGTTACTACATCTGGAGACGTCCGGAAAAGCTGCCGGACTCTCCGGCGCTGAGGAAGGACGAGATCTGA